From the Lathyrus oleraceus cultivar Zhongwan6 chromosome 4, CAAS_Psat_ZW6_1.0, whole genome shotgun sequence genome, one window contains:
- the LOC127137917 gene encoding secreted RxLR effector protein 161-like, which yields MSKPRKHHWEAIKWILRYLKGTTNHGIMFNKEQGVLSVVGYVDSDNASDLDDRRSTTGYVFTLAGGLICWKSSVQTIVVMSTNEAEYMVLAEAAKEALWITWLVKELGVE from the coding sequence ATGTCCAAGCCACGGAAGCATCATTGGGAAGCAATCAAGTGGATCCTAAGATACTTGAAGGGTACAACGAATCATGGTATCATGTTCAACAAGGAGCAGGGTGTTCTATCAGTTGTGGGATATGTGGATTCTGATAATGCAAGTGATCTAGATGATAGGAGGTCTACAACAGGGTATGTCTTTACTCTTGCAGGGGGACTTATATGCTGGAAATCATCAGTTCAAACCATAGTAGTTATGTCTACAAATGAGGCAGAATACATGGTTCTAGCTGAAGCTGCCAAGGAAGCATTATGGATTACATGGTTAGTGAAAGAGTTAGGTGTTGAGTAA
- the LOC127076016 gene encoding malate synthase, glyoxysomal yields the protein MDLGNHGHSTQEKQTNSNYDVPEGVEVLGRYDAEFTKTLSKDALKFVADLQREFRSHIKYALECRKEAKRRYNEGALPGFDPATRSIREGEWICAPVPPAVSDRKVEITGPVERKMIINALNSGAKVFMADFEDALSPSWENLMRGQVNLKDAVAGTITFHDKGRNKVYKLNDEIAKLFVRPRGWHLPEAHILIDGEPATGCLVDFGLYFYHNHSTFRRTQGGGFGPFFYLPKMEHSREAKIWNKVFEKAEKMVGIERGSIRATVLIETLPAVFQMDEILYELRDHSVGLNCGRWDYIFSYVKTFQAHPDRLLPDRVQVGMTQHFMKSYSELLIRTCHRRGVHAMGGMAAQIPIKDDPVANEAALELVRKDKLREVKAGHDGTWAAHPGLIPSCMEIFTKNMGNAPNQIATMKRDDAAKLTEEDLLQIPRGVRTMEGLRLNTRVGIQYVAAWLTGSGSVPLYNLMEDAATAEISRVQNWQWLKYGVELDGDGLGVKVGKELFGRVVEEEMVRIENEVGKDKFKKGKYKDACKIFTRQCSSPTLDDFLTLDAYNYIVIVHPVEVSKL from the exons ATGGACCTCGGAAACCATGGCCATTCAACACAAGAGAAGCAAACCAACTCTAACTATGATGTACCAGAAGGAGTTGAAGTTCTTGGGAGATACGATGCGGAGTTCACAAAAACCCTCAGTAAAGATGCTTTGAAATTTGTTGCTGATTTACAACGTGAGTTCAGAAGCCATATAAAATATGCACTAGAGTGCAGAAAAGAAGCAAAGAGAAGATACAATGAAGGAGCTCTACCAGGTTTTGATCCAGCAACTAGATCCATAAGAGAAGGAGAATGGATATGTGCACCTGTTCCACCAGCTGTTTCTGATAGAAAAGTTGAGATCACTGGTCCTGTTGAGAGAAAAATGATCATCAATGCTCTTAACTCTGGAGCTAAAGTTTTTATG GCTGATTTTGAGGATGCACTGTCTCCAAGCTGGGAGAATCTTATGAGAGGTCAAGTGAACTTGAAGGATGCTGTGGCTGGGACCATAACCTTTCATGACAAAGGTAGAAACAAAGTTTACAAGCTGAATGATGAGATAGCAAAGCTTTTCGTGCGACCGAGAGGTTGGCACTTACCCGAAGCTCATATTCTGATTGATGGTGAGCCTGCAACTGGTTGTCTTGTTGATTTTGGTCTATACTTTTACCATAATCATTCAACTTTCCGGCGTACTCAAGGTGGTGGTTTTGGCCCTTTCTTTTACCTTCCCAAAATGGAGCATTCAAG GGAAGCTAAGATATGGAACAAAGTGTTTGAAAAGGCGGAGAAGATGGTGGGAATTGAAAGAGGAAGCATCAGAGCAACTGTTCTGATTGAAACCCTTCCTGCAGTGTTTCAAATGGATGAAATTCTGTATGAGCTCAGAGATCACTCTGTTGGTCTGAACTGTGGGCGTTGGGATTACATTTTCAGTTATGTTAAGACTTTCCAAGCTCATCCAGACCGGTTGCTACCCGATCGGGTCCAAGTTGGTATGACTCAACACTTCATGAAAAGCTACTCCGAACTTCTTATCAGGACATGTCATAGGCGCGGCGTACACGCCATGGGAGGAATG GCTGCTCAAATTCCAATTAAAGACGATCCGGTGGCTAATGAGGCAGCACTAGAATTGGTAAGAAAAGACAAACTTAGGGAAGTCAAGGCAGGTCATGATGGAACATGGGCTGCACACCCTGGTCTAATTCCGTCGTGTATGGAGATTTTCACCAAAAACATGGGAAATGCTCCTAATCAGATAGCAACGATGAAACGTGACGACGCTGCAAAGTTAACCGAAGAAGACCTCTTGCAGATACCTAGAGGAGTCCGAACGATGGAAGGTCTCCGGTTGAATACAAGGGTTGGAATTCAGTATGTGGCAGCATGGCTAACCGGATCAGGTTCTGTGCCTCTTTACAATCTCATGGAAGATGCCGCGACTGCTGAGATTAGTAGGGTTCAGAATTGGCAGTGGCTTAAGTATGGAGTCGAACTTGATGGCGATGGACTCGGAGTGAAAGTGGGCAAAGAACTTTTTGGCAGAGTTGTTGAAGAAGAGATGGTTAGGATTGAAAATGAGGTTGGAAAAGATAAGTTCAAGAAAGGAAAGTATAAGGATGCTTGCAAGATCTTCACTAGGCAATGCAGTTCTCCAACACTTGATGATTTTCTCACTCTTGATGCCTATAATTATATTGTCATAGTTCACCCTGTCGAAGTTTCGAAGCTTTGA
- the LOC127076017 gene encoding uncharacterized protein At5g41620, whose amino-acid sequence MVEKWKKGVLVGKKGGTCTTPSPTWRFEPPSQQNNVVSTSTVSARKLCANLWQIQHGGATLRCKNNSSDQAAAQLLNVLNRRIWSLEEKQALNISTVIALKSELDCSRRRMKELVEEKQMNAREMEKLMKKTTMEESVRKNKERDKIKAAVKLIHEELEVERALRKHSESLRRKLAREVSEVKSSFSGCLRNLERERKARILLENLCGEFAKGVKSYEQEVRCLRRDSEYVEVKENGLDRLVLHISEAWLDEREQMKLAQCGSDVVERFSIVDKLGFDIEAFLHAKRCVDFSEFSYSSPKELKEIRPMDSFPPQDVASGPQNMDQEDSIGNDWFEPKEIIVEELGKLGSRPQRNNANELYRENKGRKSSIRKEVMSCNDNNKSCLVEKKSSEMKENNIKLWKSKLIASDFGETESSTKLRKGVKENTLMAKLLEARLERQRSRSKGGKSTC is encoded by the exons ATGGTGGAAAAGTGGAAGAAAGGTGTTTTGGTAGGGAAAAAGGGAGGAACATGTACTACTCCATCACCTACATGGAGATTTGAACCTCCATCTCAACAGAATAATGTTGTTTCAACTTCAACCGTTTCTGCTAGAAAGCTTTGTGCTAATCTCTGGCAAATTCAACATGGTGGCGCCACTCTCCGCTGCAAAAACAACTCCTCTGACCAG GCTGCGGCGCAGTTACTTAATGTACTAAACAGAAGAATATGGAGTCTTGAAGAGAAACAAGCATTGAATATATCAACAGTGATAGCCTTAAAATCGGAACTAGATTGCTCACGAAGACGGATGAAGGAGTTAGTAGAGGAGAAGCAAATGAACGCGCGGGAAATGGAGAAGTTAATGAAGAAAACGACGATGGAGGAGTCTGTTAGAAAGAATAAAGAACGCGATAAAATTAAAGCTGCTGTGAAATTGATTCATGAAGAGCTTGAAGTTGAGAGAGCGTTGCGAAAGCACTCAGAAAGCTTGCGTAGGAAGTTAGCTAGGGAGGTTTCTGAAGTGAAGTCTTCATTCTCTGGTTGTTTGAGAAACCTTGAGCGAGAGAGGAAAGCGCGGATTCTATTGGAGAATTTGTGCGGCGAGTTTGCTAAAGGAGTAAAAAGCTATGAACAAGAAGTACGTTGTCTTAGGCGCGATTCTGAATATGTGGAGGTTAAAGAGAATGGCCTTGATCGGTTAGTACTTCATATTTCAGAAGCTTGGCTTGACGAGCGCGAGCAAATGAAGTTAGCGCAATGTGGCAGTGATGTCGTTGAGAGATTTTCGATTGTTGACAAGTTAGGTTTTGATATAGAAGCATTTCTTCATGCAAAACGTTGCGTGGATTTTAGCGAATTCAGTTACTCCTCGCCAAAGGAGCTCAAGGAAATTCGTCCTATGGATTCCTTTCCACCGCAAGATGTTGCAAGTGGACCTCAAAATATGGATCAGGAAGATTCCATTGGTAATGACTGGTTTGAACCGAAAGAGATCATCGTTGAAGAACTCGGAAAACTCGGCTCTAGACCGCAAAGAAACAACGCTAATGAGCTCTATCGAGAAAATAAAGGAAGGAAAAGCTCAATTAGGAAAGAGGTTATGTCATGTAATGATAATAATAAGAGTTGCTTGGTGGAGAAGAAATCAAGTGAAATGAAAGAAAACAACATAAAACTGTGGAAATCGAAGTTGATTGCTTCAGATTTTGGCGAAACCGAGTCTTCAACCAAATTGCGAAAGGGAGTAAAGGAAAACACATTGATGGCAAAACTACTTGAAGCAAGACTAGAGAGACAGAGAAGTAGGTCCAAAGGTGGAAAAAGCACTTGTTGA